The Ranitomeya variabilis isolate aRanVar5 chromosome 7, aRanVar5.hap1, whole genome shotgun sequence genome includes a window with the following:
- the TFAP4 gene encoding transcription factor AP-4 isoform X1, whose protein sequence is MEYFMMPAQKVPSLQHFRKTEKEVIGGLCSLANIPLTPETQRDQERRIRREIANSNERRRMQSINAGFQSLKTLIPHTDGEKLSKAAILQQTADYIFSLEQEKTRLLQQNTQLKRFIQEFNGSSPKRRRAEDKDEGIGSPDIWEEEKADDLRREMIELRQQLDKERSVRMMLEEQVRALEAHMYPEKLKAITQQIQEEGGQGQSDESLDRGEQPLHSQVLGPHMPVAPTHHPTVIVPAPPPSHHVNVVTVGHSSVISSVSTSRQNLDTIVQAIQHIEGTRDKQLLEDEQRRAVIVNAARPCDDSDTASDTECDDSEADQIKDDAMEDP, encoded by the exons cctagcAAACATCCCCTTGACGCCAGAGACGCAACGGGACCAGGAAAGGCGGATACGTCGGGAAATCGCCAATAGCAATGAACGCCGCCGTATGCAGAGCATCAATGCTGGCTTCCAGTCTCTGAAAACTCTAATCCCTCATACAGATGGGGAGAAGCTAAGCAAG GCGGCAATACTGCAGCAGACTGCGGACTATATATTCTCCCTGGAacaggagaagaccaggttgctgCAGCAGAATACCCAGCTCAAGCGGTTTATACAG GAGTTCAATGGCTCTTCCCCTAAGCGACGACGGGCGGAAGACAAAGATGAGGGCATTGGCTCCCCAGATATTTGGGAAGAGGAAAAAGCAGACGACCTGAGAAGGGAAATGATTGAATTGAGGCAGCAACTGGACAAAGAGCGTTCTGTGAGGATGATGCTGGAGGAGCAG GTGCGGGCTCTGGAAGCTCACATGTACCCTGAAAAGTTGAAGGCTATAACTCAACAAATCCAGGAAGAGGGAGGGCAGGGACAGTCGGACGAGTCACTGGACAGGGGTGAGCAGCCTCTCCATTCCCAG GTCCTGGGTCCCCATATGCCTGTGGCGCCCACTCACCACCCCACGGTAATAGTCCCCGCTCCTCCACCTTCTCATCACGTCAATGTCGTGACGGTGGGACATTCCTCGGTTATCAGTTCTGTGTCCACATCCCGGCAAAACTTGGACACGATTGTGCAG GCCATACAGCACATAGAGGGCACACGAGACAAACAGTTGCTGGAAGACGAGCAGAGAAGGGCGGTCATTGTGAACGCTGCGCGCCCATGCGACGATTCAGACACCGCATCGGACACAGAATGCGATGACAGCGAAGCAGATCAAATCAAGGATGATGCAATGGAGGACCCCTGA